The proteins below are encoded in one region of Roseovarius bejariae:
- a CDS encoding uracil-DNA glycosylase, with the protein MESALDFHTAKALLDWQIELGATEAICDAPVNRYEVPEKQAKPTPAAPPAPVPEEKVDAVSEAKAAAKSCNDLNALKSAMAAFEHCDLKRGARNLVFADGNPQARVMIIGEAPGRDEDREGRPFVGRAGHLLDRMLAAIDLGRDAQGTENAAYITNVLPWRPPQNRDPKPEEIAMLLPFLQRHVELVDPQVIVLMGNISCQAGLGRRGITRLRGNWAEAYGRPALPMFHPAYLLRNPHAKREAWADLLELKARLGANQ; encoded by the coding sequence TTTCACACGGCAAAGGCGCTGCTGGATTGGCAGATCGAACTCGGCGCGACCGAGGCGATTTGTGATGCCCCGGTGAACCGCTACGAGGTGCCGGAAAAACAGGCCAAGCCCACCCCCGCAGCGCCCCCTGCCCCGGTGCCCGAGGAAAAAGTGGATGCCGTTTCCGAGGCCAAGGCGGCGGCAAAATCCTGCAATGATCTCAATGCCTTGAAATCAGCCATGGCGGCGTTTGAGCATTGCGATTTGAAACGCGGCGCACGCAATCTGGTGTTTGCGGATGGCAACCCGCAGGCCCGTGTCATGATCATCGGTGAGGCCCCGGGCCGCGACGAAGACCGCGAGGGGCGGCCCTTCGTGGGCCGTGCCGGGCACTTGCTGGACCGGATGTTGGCGGCCATTGATCTGGGGCGCGATGCGCAAGGCACTGAAAACGCTGCATATATCACCAACGTCCTGCCGTGGCGCCCACCCCAGAATCGCGACCCCAAACCCGAAGAAATCGCCATGCTGCTGCCCTTCCTGCAACGGCACGTGGAGTTGGTTGACCCGCAAGTGATTGTTTTGATGGGCAATATTAGTTGTCAGGCGGGGCTTGGCCGACGCGGCATCACCCGGTTGCGCGGCAACTGGGCCGAGGCTTATGGCCGCCCGGCCCTGCCGATGTTCCACCCCGCCTACCTTCTGCGCAACCCGCATGCCAAGCGCGAGGCATGGGCCGACCTGTTGGAACTGAAGGCGAGGCTTGGGGCAAACCAATGA
- a CDS encoding metallophosphoesterase family protein, protein MKILAFSDLHHSASRAEALVEAAQEADLVIGAGDFCNARRGLPDAMALLEGITTPMVVVPGNAESAAELKAAARDGMHVLHGEGLEIAGVRLFGLGYGVPLTPFGAWSCDLTEDQAEDLLNHCESADILITHSPPKGVADVTSQGISVGSTAIRAAIKRLQPQLALCGHIHDSWGQTGQIGATHVVNLGPTPNWFDIDV, encoded by the coding sequence ATGAAAATACTGGCGTTTTCCGATCTGCATCATTCCGCGTCCCGCGCCGAAGCACTGGTTGAGGCCGCGCAAGAGGCCGACCTTGTGATCGGCGCCGGGGATTTCTGCAATGCCCGCCGGGGCCTGCCGGATGCCATGGCCCTGCTGGAGGGGATCACTACGCCGATGGTGGTGGTTCCGGGCAATGCCGAAAGTGCGGCGGAGCTGAAGGCCGCCGCGCGGGACGGCATGCATGTGCTGCACGGCGAAGGACTCGAGATTGCCGGTGTGCGCCTCTTTGGGCTGGGGTATGGCGTGCCGCTCACGCCCTTTGGCGCGTGGTCTTGCGACCTGACGGAGGATCAGGCCGAGGACCTTCTAAATCACTGTGAAAGCGCGGATATCCTGATCACCCATTCGCCGCCCAAGGGCGTTGCGGATGTAACCTCGCAGGGGATCTCGGTGGGCTCCACGGCCATCCGCGCCGCTATCAAGCGCCTGCAACCGCAACTGGCCCTGTGTGGCCATATCCATGACAGTTGGGGCCAGACCGGCCAGATCGGGGCGACCCATGTGGTCAACCTTGGCCCAACGCCCAACTGGTTCGACATCGACGTATAA
- the moaB gene encoding molybdenum cofactor biosynthesis protein B, translated as MSRIDESKDFIPVRIAVLTVSDSRDISEDRSGEVLVSRIEEAGHTLADRMIVRDERDQIADQLREWIASDQVDVVISTGGTGLTGRDVTVEAHRDVYEKEIDAFGTVFTMVSLQKIGTSAVQSRATGGVAGGTYLFALPGSPGACKDAWDEILKWQLDYRHRPCNFVEIMPRLDEHQRRK; from the coding sequence ATGAGCCGAATCGACGAGAGCAAAGACTTCATCCCCGTGCGTATCGCCGTTCTGACGGTCAGCGACAGCCGCGATATTTCCGAGGATCGCTCGGGCGAGGTTCTGGTGAGCCGGATCGAAGAGGCGGGACACACCCTTGCCGACCGGATGATCGTGCGCGACGAACGCGACCAGATCGCCGACCAGCTGCGGGAATGGATCGCCTCGGATCAGGTGGATGTGGTGATCTCCACCGGCGGTACGGGCCTGACCGGGCGGGATGTCACGGTCGAGGCGCATCGTGATGTTTATGAAAAGGAGATCGACGCCTTCGGGACGGTCTTTACCATGGTCTCGTTGCAGAAGATCGGCACGAGCGCGGTGCAATCGCGTGCCACGGGTGGCGTGGCCGGGGGCACGTACCTGTTCGCCCTGCCCGGAAGCCCGGGGGCCTGCAAGGATGCATGGGACGAAATCCTCAAGTGGCAGCTGGATTACCGGCACCGCCCCTGCAACTTTGTTGAGATCATGCCCCGTCTGGACGAACACCAGCGACGGAAATAG
- a CDS encoding efflux RND transporter periplasmic adaptor subunit, translating into MRFLRHSLTGLFLLSLTVALLIYAGQLIFSAVQERMGSEPTVPERRERVFAVNLVRAEARTITPVLTAYGEVQSLRTLEIRAKTSGTLTQLSEDFEEGGVVEKGQLLVQVDPSDAQSALNLAESDLMDAQAEVRDAERALGIARDELEAAREQAALRERAYQRQLDLEDRGVGTAAAVETAELSASQARQAELASRQALANAEARVDQARTRLSRSKIARDDAKRRLDDTTIRAEFGGTLDTVNAVAGGVVSQNERLANLIDTGALEVAFRVSTAQYVRLLDDAGKLLTAPVSVSLATQGLDLQATGRITRDSGAVEEGQTGRMIFATLDKPGGLKPGDFVTVKVEEPPLADAIRLPATALGPEGDVLVLGNEERLEALPVTLLRRQGDDVLVRSDALTGREVVAQRSPLLGAGIKVRPLREQSEADTSELMDLSDDRRARLIEFVRGDSELPAEEKSRLLAQLEQAQVPAGTVVRLETRMGG; encoded by the coding sequence ATGCGGTTTCTGCGTCACAGCCTGACCGGCTTGTTTCTGCTTTCGCTTACGGTGGCCCTGCTGATTTATGCGGGCCAATTGATTTTCAGTGCCGTGCAGGAACGCATGGGAAGCGAACCGACGGTTCCCGAACGGCGCGAACGTGTCTTTGCCGTCAATCTCGTGCGCGCCGAGGCCCGCACGATCACGCCGGTTCTGACCGCCTATGGCGAGGTGCAAAGCCTGCGCACGCTGGAAATCCGCGCCAAGACCAGCGGCACGTTGACCCAACTCTCGGAGGATTTCGAGGAAGGTGGCGTTGTTGAGAAAGGCCAGCTTCTTGTACAGGTCGATCCTTCGGATGCGCAATCGGCCCTGAACCTTGCGGAAAGCGACCTGATGGATGCACAGGCCGAGGTGCGCGATGCCGAGCGGGCGCTCGGGATTGCCCGGGATGAGCTTGAGGCCGCGCGCGAACAGGCCGCGTTGCGTGAGCGCGCCTATCAACGGCAGCTTGATTTGGAAGACCGCGGGGTTGGCACAGCCGCAGCCGTAGAGACAGCCGAATTATCGGCATCGCAGGCCCGGCAGGCCGAACTGGCCAGCCGCCAGGCCCTTGCCAATGCCGAGGCGCGGGTCGATCAGGCCCGCACCCGTTTGTCCCGGTCAAAAATCGCCCGGGACGATGCGAAACGGCGATTGGATGATACGACCATCCGGGCGGAGTTTGGCGGGACGCTGGATACCGTCAATGCGGTGGCCGGTGGCGTCGTATCACAGAACGAGCGTTTGGCGAACCTGATCGACACCGGCGCGCTTGAGGTCGCCTTTCGGGTTTCGACCGCGCAATATGTGCGGCTTCTGGATGACGCGGGAAAATTGCTGACGGCGCCGGTGTCGGTCAGCCTTGCGACGCAGGGTCTGGATTTACAGGCCACGGGCCGCATCACCCGCGACAGTGGCGCCGTGGAAGAGGGACAGACCGGGCGCATGATCTTTGCCACGCTGGATAAGCCCGGCGGTTTGAAGCCCGGAGATTTCGTCACCGTCAAGGTCGAGGAGCCGCCGCTTGCCGATGCCATACGTTTGCCTGCCACGGCCCTTGGACCAGAGGGTGACGTTCTGGTCCTGGGCAACGAGGAGCGGCTTGAGGCACTACCTGTCACGCTATTGCGGCGGCAAGGCGATGACGTGCTTGTCCGGTCTGATGCCCTGACGGGGCGCGAAGTGGTGGCGCAGCGGTCCCCCCTTCTTGGGGCGGGAATCAAGGTGCGGCCGCTGCGTGAGCAGTCCGAGGCGGATACAAGCGAGTTGATGGACCTCAGCGATGACCGCCGTGCCCGGCTCATCGAGTTCGTGCGCGGCGACAGCGAATTGCCCGCCGAGGAAAAGTCCCGCCTTCTGGCACAGCTGGAGCAGGCACAAGTACCAGCGGGAACGGTTGTGCGGCTTGAAACCCGCATGGGGGGCTAG
- a CDS encoding efflux RND transporter permease subunit, with protein MARQIPARAGGILSYFARHRTVANLLLVVLVVLGLAAAPKMRAQFFPDVIIDSVSVSVVWDGASAEDVDAAIVQVLEPVLLAVEGVESSSATSREDRASIQLEFEPGWDMGRAADEVQAAIDTITTLPEEAEEPQVRRGAWRDRVTDIVITGPVATDQLGLYADELVTRLFDAGVTRTTVRGVAAPQTIVEVPSVNLMSYDITMAEIADVIAGEVDADPAGDVTGANTRVRTGVEKRSPEQINAIVLRSNPDGSALTIGDVATVRVEGITRNLSYFVGDNPAMSVRVDRSARGDAIAIQAQVAEVAESMERSLPEGVSIELIRTRSEAISGRLDTLLDNGITGLALVVALLFMFLNARTAFWVAAGIPVAMLAAIALMYIGGLTINMVSLFALIITLGIVVDDAIVVGEHADARYRKYGEAPVVASERAAHRMALPVFSATLTTLIAFFGLTAIGGRFGDMIIDIPFTVIAVLTASLVECFLILPKHMAHSLSHAHKRHWYDAPSRVVNRGFVWLRESLFRPVMGWVIRLRYPVMAAVIAVLASQVALLVQGEVQWRFFNAPERGSVTGNFAMAPGATRDDSLAMMRELQRATEGLGAEYEERYGRNPLDYVMAQVGGNTGYGLAGADTKEPDQLGGIAIELIDADLRPYSSFAFVGELQDRVRQHPLAETVSFRGWRSGPGGDSLDVEFYGATAETLKAASEALKEALLRYPEVSAVQDNLAYDKQELILELTPQGQALGFTIDGLGQVMRHRLNGIEAATYPSGPRSAEIRVELPEDELTADFLERTQLRTPQGTYVPLADLVSVEDRTGFSTVRRENGIRLINVTGDISEDDPARAAEISEALETEILPRIAGEHQVEWRLAGLSEQESEFLADARLGLILTLTGIYLVLAWVFSSWTRPVVVMAIIPFGLVGTIYGHNAWDVPLSMFTVVGLLGMTGIIINDSIVLVTTIDEHARERGLVPAIIEGAVDRLRPVFLTTATTVLGLTPLLFERSQQAQFLKPTVITLVYGLGFGVVLVLLVVPALIAMQQDIARQTQALRRMLHAPVPAVRNTIAVGAVGLITWLGATMGMTVFTGNLPAVLVEALPMLNTLPAMPAALGLFTIGAVLMVLALYAGLALTGRRRSH; from the coding sequence ATGGCGCGTCAGATTCCGGCCCGTGCCGGTGGGATATTATCCTATTTCGCGCGCCACCGGACGGTGGCCAACCTTTTACTGGTGGTTCTGGTGGTTCTGGGGCTTGCCGCCGCGCCCAAGATGCGAGCGCAGTTCTTTCCAGATGTGATCATCGATAGCGTCAGTGTTTCGGTCGTCTGGGACGGGGCGAGCGCGGAGGACGTGGACGCCGCCATCGTGCAGGTGCTGGAACCCGTGCTTCTGGCCGTGGAGGGCGTGGAAAGCAGCAGCGCCACAAGCCGCGAGGACCGTGCCAGCATCCAACTTGAGTTCGAGCCGGGCTGGGACATGGGCCGCGCCGCCGACGAGGTTCAGGCGGCTATCGATACAATAACCACCCTGCCCGAAGAGGCCGAAGAACCACAGGTGCGCCGGGGCGCATGGCGCGACCGGGTGACCGATATCGTGATCACCGGCCCCGTGGCGACCGACCAATTAGGCCTTTATGCCGATGAATTGGTCACCCGCCTGTTCGACGCGGGTGTGACGCGTACAACGGTACGCGGCGTCGCCGCCCCGCAGACCATCGTCGAGGTGCCTTCGGTCAACCTGATGTCCTATGACATCACCATGGCCGAGATCGCCGATGTGATCGCGGGCGAGGTGGACGCCGACCCGGCGGGCGATGTGACGGGGGCCAATACCCGCGTGCGTACCGGGGTCGAGAAACGCAGCCCCGAACAGATCAACGCGATTGTCTTGCGCTCGAACCCGGATGGATCGGCCTTGACCATCGGGGATGTGGCCACGGTCCGGGTCGAGGGGATCACGCGCAACCTGAGCTATTTCGTGGGTGACAATCCGGCGATGTCAGTCCGGGTGGATCGCTCGGCGCGCGGCGATGCCATCGCTATTCAGGCGCAGGTGGCCGAGGTCGCCGAGAGCATGGAACGCAGCCTACCCGAGGGGGTGAGCATCGAATTGATCCGCACCCGATCCGAGGCGATCTCGGGGCGGCTGGATACGCTTTTGGACAATGGGATCACCGGGCTGGCGCTTGTGGTGGCGCTTTTGTTCATGTTCCTCAATGCGCGCACGGCCTTCTGGGTGGCGGCCGGTATTCCCGTGGCGATGCTGGCGGCGATTGCCCTGATGTATATCGGCGGGCTGACGATCAACATGGTCTCGCTTTTTGCGCTGATCATCACGTTAGGCATCGTGGTGGATGACGCCATCGTTGTGGGTGAACATGCCGACGCGCGGTATCGCAAATATGGCGAGGCGCCCGTGGTGGCCTCGGAACGCGCGGCACATCGCATGGCGCTGCCCGTCTTTTCCGCCACACTGACCACACTCATCGCCTTCTTCGGGCTGACGGCCATTGGCGGGCGGTTTGGCGATATGATCATCGACATTCCCTTTACCGTGATCGCGGTGCTGACGGCCTCGTTGGTCGAATGTTTCCTGATCCTGCCCAAGCATATGGCGCATTCGCTGTCCCATGCGCATAAACGCCATTGGTACGATGCGCCAAGCCGCGTGGTGAACCGCGGTTTTGTCTGGTTGCGCGAAAGCCTGTTCCGGCCTGTCATGGGCTGGGTGATCCGGCTGCGTTACCCTGTGATGGCGGCGGTGATCGCGGTTTTGGCCTCGCAAGTGGCGCTTCTGGTTCAGGGAGAGGTGCAATGGCGGTTCTTCAACGCGCCCGAACGCGGCAGCGTGACCGGGAATTTCGCCATGGCGCCCGGGGCGACGCGCGACGATTCACTTGCCATGATGCGCGAATTGCAGCGCGCGACCGAAGGCTTGGGCGCCGAGTACGAGGAACGGTACGGGCGCAATCCGCTGGATTACGTCATGGCGCAGGTCGGTGGAAACACCGGCTATGGCCTTGCCGGGGCGGACACGAAAGAGCCCGACCAACTGGGCGGGATCGCGATCGAACTGATCGATGCCGATCTGCGCCCCTATTCCAGCTTTGCCTTCGTCGGTGAATTGCAGGACCGGGTGCGACAGCATCCGCTGGCTGAAACTGTCAGCTTTCGAGGCTGGCGTTCCGGCCCCGGGGGCGATTCGCTTGATGTGGAATTCTATGGTGCGACCGCCGAGACCCTGAAGGCCGCATCGGAGGCCCTCAAAGAGGCACTGTTGCGCTATCCCGAGGTCTCGGCGGTGCAGGACAACCTTGCCTACGACAAGCAGGAACTGATCCTTGAACTGACCCCGCAGGGGCAGGCGCTTGGCTTTACCATTGACGGGCTGGGGCAGGTGATGCGCCATCGCCTGAACGGGATCGAGGCCGCGACCTATCCGTCGGGGCCGCGCAGTGCCGAAATCCGGGTGGAACTGCCCGAGGATGAACTGACCGCCGATTTCCTTGAGCGCACCCAGCTTCGCACACCGCAGGGGACCTATGTTCCGCTGGCCGATCTGGTAAGCGTCGAGGACCGCACCGGGTTTTCCACCGTGCGGCGCGAAAACGGCATCCGCCTGATCAATGTCACGGGCGATATTTCCGAGGATGACCCCGCCCGCGCCGCAGAAATAAGCGAGGCGCTCGAAACCGAGATCCTGCCACGTATCGCGGGCGAGCATCAGGTGGAGTGGCGGCTTGCGGGCCTGAGCGAGCAGGAAAGTGAATTCCTTGCCGATGCGCGGCTTGGCCTGATCCTGACGCTGACGGGGATTTACCTTGTGCTGGCCTGGGTTTTCTCAAGCTGGACGAGGCCCGTGGTGGTGATGGCGATCATTCCCTTCGGTCTGGTCGGTACGATCTATGGGCATAACGCGTGGGACGTGCCGCTAAGCATGTTCACGGTGGTGGGGCTACTGGGGATGACTGGGATCATCATCAATGATTCCATCGTTCTGGTCACCACGATTGACGAACACGCCCGCGAACGCGGCTTGGTTCCGGCGATCATCGAAGGAGCGGTTGACCGTCTGCGCCCCGTGTTCCTGACCACGGCAACGACGGTTCTGGGCCTGACGCCGCTGCTGTTCGAGCGCTCGCAACAGGCGCAGTTCCTCAAACCCACGGTGATCACGCTGGTCTATGGGCTCGGATTCGGGGTGGTGCTGGTGCTGTTGGTGGTTCCCGCCCTGATCGCCATGCAGCAGGACATCGCCCGCCAGACACAGGCCCTTCGGCGAATGCTACACGCGCCGGTGCCAGCGGTGCGAAACACGATTGCAGTCGGGGCTGTCGGGCTGATCACGTGGTTGGGCGCGACGATGGGGATGACGGTTTTTACCGGCAATTTGCCCGCCGTTCTGGTTGAGGCCCTGCCGATGCTGAACACCCTGCCTGCAATGCCCGCAGCCTTGGGCTTGTTCACGATCGGCGCGGTTTTGATGGTTCTGGCGCTATATGCGGGCCTTGCCCTGACGGGACGCCGCCGGTCACACTAG
- a CDS encoding protein-disulfide reductase DsbD domain-containing protein yields MRQLFALCLAFAGAFALPVNANPATELVDARILSGWRGADGRHVAALQLDMKQGWKTYWRAPGDAGIPPRFDWRGSQNLSGVSITWPTPRTISQNGVRTIGYADRLVLPLHVMPKRKGQAITLDGTVELGLCKDVCLPVTLRISQELTQDIRKRDPSIVAALAARPYTAQEAGVGRVTCAVSPIKDGLQLRAEIAIDRRGSDEVAVIETDNPQIWVAQARTERQGVRLVAETELYHVNGNSFALNRDGIRITVIGGGQAVDIKGCPAR; encoded by the coding sequence ATGAGACAGCTTTTCGCCCTGTGCCTTGCCTTTGCCGGTGCCTTCGCGCTGCCGGTCAATGCCAACCCTGCCACCGAGTTGGTCGATGCGCGCATCCTGAGCGGATGGCGCGGCGCGGATGGACGGCACGTTGCGGCCTTGCAGCTTGATATGAAACAGGGCTGGAAAACATATTGGCGGGCGCCGGGGGATGCGGGCATACCGCCGCGCTTTGATTGGCGCGGCTCGCAGAACCTCTCCGGTGTCTCGATCACATGGCCAACCCCGCGTACGATCTCGCAGAACGGGGTGCGGACCATTGGCTATGCCGATAGGCTGGTCCTGCCTCTGCACGTGATGCCAAAGCGCAAGGGGCAGGCGATCACGCTGGATGGCACGGTGGAGCTTGGCCTGTGCAAGGATGTCTGCCTGCCGGTGACCCTGCGCATCTCGCAGGAATTGACGCAGGACATACGCAAGCGTGACCCGAGTATCGTGGCGGCCCTTGCCGCGCGGCCCTACACGGCCCAGGAGGCCGGCGTCGGGCGCGTGACCTGTGCGGTGTCGCCCATCAAGGATGGCCTACAGTTGCGCGCAGAGATTGCCATTGACCGCCGTGGTTCGGACGAGGTCGCCGTGATCGAAACCGACAATCCGCAAATCTGGGTGGCGCAGGCCAGAACCGAACGACAGGGGGTGCGCCTCGTGGCCGAGACCGAACTGTACCATGTCAACGGAAACAGCTTTGCCCTCAATCGCGACGGCATTCGCATCACCGTGATTGGCGGGGGGCAGGCCGTTGATATCAAGGGCTGCCCGGCGCGCTAG
- a CDS encoding YqgE/AlgH family protein, whose product MTDQIDLTGKLLIAMPGMGDPRFAHAVIYICAHSDDGAMGLMINKPTDDLRLRDLLEQLSIKATPDTRDIRVHFGGPVEHGRGFVLHDYGYHSSISTLDVNEDFAMTATLDILEDLAEGRGPGKALMALGYAGWGPGQVEAEIAENGWLICEADHGLVFQTTDAEKWEASLKKLGISALALSADAGHA is encoded by the coding sequence GTGACTGACCAGATCGACCTGACCGGCAAACTTTTGATCGCCATGCCCGGCATGGGGGATCCGCGATTCGCCCATGCGGTGATTTACATATGCGCCCATTCGGACGACGGCGCCATGGGACTGATGATCAACAAGCCCACGGATGACCTTCGCCTGCGCGACCTGCTTGAACAGCTTTCGATCAAGGCCACGCCCGACACCCGGGATATCCGGGTGCATTTCGGCGGGCCGGTTGAGCATGGGCGCGGGTTCGTCCTGCATGACTATGGGTATCACTCGTCGATCTCCACGCTGGACGTGAACGAGGATTTCGCCATGACGGCGACGCTGGATATTCTTGAGGACCTGGCCGAAGGGCGCGGGCCGGGCAAGGCGCTGATGGCGCTTGGCTATGCTGGTTGGGGACCGGGGCAGGTCGAAGCCGAGATCGCCGAAAACGGCTGGCTGATCTGCGAGGCCGATCACGGGTTGGTCTTTCAGACGACAGATGCCGAGAAATGGGAAGCCTCGCTCAAGAAACTTGGAATCAGCGCGCTTGCCCTGTCGGCGGATGCCGGGCACGCCTGA
- a CDS encoding glutathione peroxidase, with translation MPAFAANKDWQFDSIDGGTLSFSDWAGQPVLVVNTASRCGFTKQYDGLQALYDQYRDRGLVVLAVPSQDFKQELASDEEVADFCEVNFDLTLPMTTITHVRGAKAHPFYQWLAEAEGFTPGWNFNKVLIGPDGGVAGLWGSVTRPLSKSITGAIEPLLPRS, from the coding sequence ATGCCTGCCTTCGCGGCCAACAAGGATTGGCAGTTCGACTCCATTGACGGGGGAACGCTGTCATTCTCGGATTGGGCGGGCCAACCCGTTCTTGTCGTCAATACCGCATCGCGCTGTGGCTTTACCAAGCAATACGATGGCTTGCAGGCGCTTTACGATCAGTATCGCGACCGGGGCCTTGTGGTGCTGGCGGTGCCGTCGCAGGACTTCAAGCAAGAGCTTGCCAGCGATGAGGAGGTCGCCGATTTCTGCGAGGTGAATTTCGATCTGACGTTACCGATGACGACAATCACCCATGTCCGCGGGGCAAAGGCGCATCCTTTCTACCAATGGTTGGCCGAGGCAGAAGGCTTCACCCCCGGTTGGAACTTCAACAAGGTGCTGATTGGTCCGGATGGCGGTGTGGCGGGGCTATGGGGCTCGGTCACCCGTCCACTCTCGAAATCGATTACCGGTGCCATCGAGCCGCTTTTACCCCGCAGCTGA
- a CDS encoding FAD-binding oxidoreductase has protein sequence MTATDTDTQLNDLRGILGPEYVKTGADAAPWSHDWPGHAHWTPLAVVRPANTREVAKVVQWANRTGTAIVPVSGNTGLVEGSTAEGAVMVSLDRMSAIREVRPEARVAIVEAGAILSNIHAAADAHDLIFPLTFGARGSAMIGGALSTNAGGSNVVRYGNTRHLCLGVEAVLPTGEIIDLMSELHKDNSGYDLRDLLIGAEGTLGIITAAVLKLHPKPMAYATAMVAAPSLNDALTLLNTLQRETGGAVEAFEFMPRIFMEAYLERYPEARAPFDQMHEVNILVEVGALSPRDATPGDDGRVPVTGHLEDVLGRLFEEGAILDAAVAQSDTQRQEMWARRETSAEVARLRQPLIDNDIAVPLDQIQTLLEQIVRKSQAIDPDLIPMCVAHLGDGNLHFAGWPSTDDPDTLKQIKEMVDDTAIALGGSFSAEHGVGLTKKPAMARHKNPVALQAMRAIKQALDPKGIMNPGKVLPEG, from the coding sequence ATGACAGCGACAGATACCGACACCCAACTCAACGATTTACGCGGCATTCTCGGGCCGGAGTACGTGAAGACAGGGGCCGATGCCGCCCCATGGTCACACGATTGGCCGGGGCACGCCCATTGGACGCCGCTTGCCGTGGTGCGCCCTGCCAACACCCGGGAGGTGGCAAAGGTGGTGCAATGGGCCAACCGGACGGGCACCGCAATCGTGCCGGTTTCGGGCAACACCGGACTTGTCGAAGGCAGCACCGCCGAGGGCGCGGTGATGGTCTCGCTTGATCGGATGTCGGCCATTCGCGAGGTGCGCCCCGAGGCCCGCGTGGCGATTGTCGAGGCCGGGGCGATCCTGTCGAACATCCATGCGGCGGCGGATGCCCATGACCTGATTTTCCCGCTGACCTTCGGCGCGCGGGGCTCGGCCATGATCGGCGGGGCGCTGTCCACGAACGCCGGCGGCTCGAACGTGGTGCGCTATGGCAATACCCGCCATCTGTGCCTTGGGGTCGAGGCTGTTCTGCCTACGGGCGAAATCATTGATTTGATGAGCGAATTGCACAAGGACAACTCGGGCTACGACCTGCGGGATCTGCTGATCGGGGCGGAAGGGACCCTTGGGATCATCACCGCCGCCGTGCTGAAGCTGCATCCCAAGCCAATGGCCTATGCCACGGCCATGGTCGCGGCCCCCTCGCTGAACGATGCGCTGACTCTGCTGAACACCCTGCAACGGGAAACCGGCGGCGCGGTCGAAGCCTTCGAGTTCATGCCGCGCATCTTCATGGAGGCCTATCTGGAGCGTTATCCCGAGGCCCGCGCGCCCTTTGACCAGATGCACGAGGTCAACATCCTCGTCGAGGTGGGCGCGCTGTCGCCGCGCGACGCCACGCCCGGTGACGACGGGCGCGTGCCGGTCACGGGGCACCTTGAAGACGTGCTTGGGCGCCTGTTCGAAGAGGGGGCGATTCTGGATGCCGCCGTGGCCCAGTCGGACACCCAGAGACAGGAAATGTGGGCCCGGCGCGAGACCTCGGCCGAGGTGGCACGCCTGCGCCAGCCCCTGATCGACAATGACATCGCCGTACCGCTTGACCAGATCCAGACCCTGCTTGAGCAGATCGTCCGGAAATCACAGGCGATCGACCCGGACTTGATCCCGATGTGCGTGGCCCACCTGGGGGATGGAAACCTGCATTTCGCGGGCTGGCCCAGCACGGATGACCCGGACACCCTCAAGCAGATCAAGGAAATGGTCGATGACACGGCGATTGCCCTTGGCGGCAGCTTCTCGGCCGAACATGGCGTGGGCCTGACAAAGAAACCCGCCATGGCCCGGCACAAGAACCCCGTCGCCCTTCAGGCCATGCGCGCCATCAAACAGGCGCTTGACCCAAAGGGCATCATGAACCCCGGGAAGGTCCTGCCGGAGGGTTAA